The genome window TGCCGGGCCAGCGACGCGCTATCTCCGTCTTGCACAATCAGTCCTTTCTCCATCACCAGGCAGCGGTCGGTGTGATCCAGCACCGCCCGGTAGTTGCGGTCCACGATCAACGTGGACATGCCGGTTGCGCGGATCTGGCGGATGATCTTCCAGATCTCCGCCACGATCAACGGCGCCAGCCCTTCAGTGGCTTCATCCAGAATCAGCAGATCGGGGTTGGTCATCAGCGCCCGGCCGATGGCCAGCATTTGCTGTTCCCCGCCCGATAATTGCTGCCCTCCGTGGTTCAGCCGTTCGCGCAGCCTTGGAAACGTGTCCAGCACCCGTGCATAGGTCCAAGCCTGTTTGCCGCGCAGATCCGGCCGCGCTGCGACTTGCAGGTTTTCGCGGACATTCAGATTGGGAAAAATGCCCCGGCCTTCGGGCACGTAGGCCACGCCGGAGCGCGCCACCACATGCGGCTGCGCATGGGTGCAATCGCGGCCGCTGATCCGTACGTGGCCGCGCGCGCTTTTCACGTGACCCATCAGACTGCGGATCAGCGTGGTTTTGCCCATCCCGTTGCGTCCTACGAGTCCGATGGATTCACCGGGCGCGATGTGCATGTCGATACCGCGCAGCACATGGCTGGCGCCGTAATAGACGTGCAGTCCGTTTGCTTCGATCAGCGCATTCATGCGTTGGCTCCTTGTGCATGGCCGTGCGTGTCGTCGCCCAGATACGCGGTGCGCACGTCGGCGTTGGCCCGGATGTCCGTTGGCGTGCCGCTGGCAATCGCGGTGCCATTGACCATGACCGTGATGGTTTCGGCAATGCGGAACACCGCGTCCATATCGTGTTCCACCAGCAAGATGGCATGGCCAGATTTCAGGGTTTGCAGAAGATCCAGAATGCGGTCTGTTTCTTCAGGTCCCATTCCGGCCAGCGGCTCATCCAGCAGCAGCACCTGCGGTTCGCCTGCCAGGCACATGGCGATCTCCAACTGGCGTTTGCGGCCGTGCGGCAGCAGGCCAGCGATGCGAGCCGCGTCATCCGCCAGACCTGTGCGCTCCAGCGCGTGACGCGCCAGTTCGGCGCTGCGGCGGCAATCAGACGCCGGGCGCCACCAGTGCCAGAATCGCTGCCGGCCTGCCTGGGCGGCTAGCCGGCAATTTTCAAACACGCTCAGTTCCTGAAACAAGGTGGAACGCTGATAGCTTCGGCCCAGCCCCGCCCGTGCGCGTTCAGGTTGCCGCCACGCGGTGATGTCGCGATCGCCCAGCGTGACCTGGCCGCTGCTGGGCGCCAACTCGCCCGACAGGATGTTGATCAGCGTGGACTTGCCCGCGCCGTTGGTCCCGATGACGGCATGCACCTGTCCGCGCAACAACCCCAGCGAAACGCTATTGACCGCGGTCAGGCCGCCGAAGCGGCGCGTCACGCCGCTGGCCGCCAGCAAAAGATCAGACATGAGGTTCTCCCTGGATGGGCAGGCGGGCAGCGGTTGCCGCGCGGGTTTCTTTCGCGTTGGCGGACGGCGGCGCGTCGCGCACGCCTGCCAGACGCGCCTCACGGCGTTGCCGCCATTGCGCGGGCAAGCCTGCCAGACCATTTGGCAGCAGGGCCACCAGCGCGATGATGGCGATGCCCAATGGCAAATGCCAATGCCGCGCATAGTCGCCGAACAGCTCTTGGGACTGAAACAGTTCTTGCATCAGCACCAGCGCCACAGTGCCCAGCACGGCGCCGCCCAGGCTGGCCATGCCGCCCAGGATCACCATCAGCAGCACCAGGCCAGACTGTTCCCAGGCCAGCAATTCAGGCGTGACAAACCCGTCTTTCAACGCAAACAGAAAACCCGCCAGGCTGGCCAGTGTGGCGCCCACGACATAGGCGGTGAGCTTGTAGGGATAGGTCGAATAACCGGCGGCGCGCATGCGCTGTTCATTGATGCGGATGCCAGCCAGCGCCGCGCCGAAAGGCGAGCGCCGCAACAGCGCCAGAAACCCCCAGGTGAACGCCAGGCAGGCCAGCACAAAATAATAAAACGTCGTGGCCTTGCTCAGGTCGAAGGGCATCCATCCGGCAATGGCAAGCTCTGGCCTGAAGTACAGATAGATGCCGTCGCTGCCGCCGCCCACTTTGGTGTCGTGAAAGACGTAGTACGCCATTTGCGCAAAGGCCAGCGTCACCATGATGAAGTACACGCCTTTCGTGCGCAGCGCCAACGCGCCGGTCACCACGGCGTAGACGGCCGCCGCCAGCAAGGCGGCGGGCAGCAGCCACCACAGGCTGGCCGCTTCTGATTCGGGTGACAGCAAGGCCGCCGCATACGCGCCTATGCCGAAGAAGGCGGCATGGCCCAGGCTGACCAGCCCCGCGCCGCCCACCAGCAATTGCAGGCTTAACGCGAAGATCGCGTAGATCATGATCTTGATTGCCAGACCGGTGTAGTAGTCGCTGCCGCTCCAGGCAAAGGTGGCCAGTGCCAAGAGCGCCGCAAAAGGCAGAAATCGATTCAGCATGGTCAGCCCTGTTTGAACAGCCCTTCGGGCTTGCAAAGAAGAATGAAGGCCATCAGCAGGTAGACCAGCACGCCTGCGGCGGAAGGGAATAACACTTGTCCAAAGGTCTCGACAATGCCGACCAGCATGGCCGCCAGAAACGCGCCGCGAATGGAGCCGATACCGCCGATGACCACCACCACAAAACAGATGATCAGCACGCCATTGCCCATCCCGGGATACACGGACGACACGGGCGCGGCAATGGTGCCCGCCAATGCCGCCAATGCGACACCGGCTGCAAACACCAGCCGGTACAGCTTGTTGATGTCTATGCCCAGCGACCCGATCATTTCGCGATTGCTGGCGCCTGCGCGCAACATCATGCCCAGCCGTGTGCGTGAAATGATCCAGTACAGCAGCAACGCGACGGCGATGCCGACGGCCGAGATGAACAACCGATAGACCGGATACGTCATCACGCCACCCAGCGAAATGCTGCCTTGCAGCCAGGCGGGCAGGGGCACGCCGTGTACGTCGTTGCCGACCAGGATGCTGCGCAGTTCCTCAAAAACCAGAATCAGGCCATAGGTCATCAGCACCTGCTGCAAATGATTGCGGTGGTACAGATAGCTGAAGAACGCGGCTTCCAGAAAATATCCCAGCACGCCAGCCAGCAGTACACAGACAATCAGCGTGGCGACGAAACCGCCGCCCAGCCAACGGTCCACCAGCGGCCCCAGCGCAAACGCCATGTAGGCGCCGATCATGTAGAAGCTGCCATGGGCAAGATTGATGATGCCCATGATGCCGAAGATCAGGGTGAGTCCGCTGGCCACCAGGAACAGCAGCAAGCCATACTGGAAGGCGTTCAGGCTTTGGATAAGAAGGATGCTGATGTCCATGGGGCCTCCTTGCGATCAGAGCTTGCAGCCGCGGGCCGGATCGGCCAGTTTTTTTACGGCGACTTCCACGACCTTGTTCTCAAGGCCGTCGACGCGGCGCAGGTAGATGTCCTGCACGGGGTTGCCGGCTGCGGACAAGGTGAAGGGGCCACGCGGGCTATCGACCGTGGCGCTGCGCATGGCGCTGCGGAAAGCCTCCTTCTTGGCGAAGTCGCCCTTTACCGCAGTCAGCCCCGATTGCATCAGTTGCGCGGCGTCATAACCCTGCACGGCGTACACGTCTGGCTGCGCGTTGTATTGCTTGGCATAGTCGGCGCGAAAGGCGTTGTCGCGCGGGGTGTTCAATCCGTCGGCGTAATGCAGCGTGGTTAACAGGCCTTGCGCGGAGGCGCCTTGAGCCTGCAAGGTGCCGTCGGTCAGGAAGCCTGAGCCGTACAGCGGAATCGTTTTATCCAGGCCCGCTGCGTGATAGTCCTGCACGAACTTCACGGCGCCGCCGCCAGCAAAGAACGTGAACACCATGTCGGGCTTGAGCGCCGCGATCTCGGTCAGCAGCGATTGGAATTCCACGTTGGGGAACGGCAGGCTGAGTTCTTTGACGACTTTGCCGCCGGCCTTCTCAAAACCTTCTTTGAATCCGCCCACGGCTTCGTCGCCCGCTGCGTATTTCCAAGTGATGGTGACGGCGGTCTTGTGGCCTTTGTTGTAAGCCACCGGCCCCATGGCATAGGCAGGTTGCCAGTTGGTGAATGATGTGCGGAAGATGCCCGGGCCGCACAAGGGGCCCGTGATGGCGTTGGCGCCCGCGTTGGTGACGATCAGCGTGGTGTCGCTGTCCTTGGCGGATTTGGCCAGCGCCATCGCCACGCCGGAGTGCACCGTGCCGATCAACACATCGACCTGATCCCGCTTGATCAGCCGATTGGCATTCTCTGCCGCTTTGGCGGGATTGGATTCGTCATCGACCTTGAAGTATTCAATCTCGCGCCCGCCCAGCTTGCCGCCTTGCTCGGCGACGTAGAGCTTGAATCCATTTTCAATCGCAGTGCCCAGTGCGGCAAAGGTGCCGCTATAGGGCAGCATGAAGCCGACTTTGATTTTGTCGGCTGCCTGCGCGCTGCTTGCAGCAAGCATCAAGGCTGCGGTAAGCGCAGCCCGGGTCAGGGCGTGATTCATGGTTTGTCTCCGTGCTTGTTATGGGCTGGCGCAAGCGCAGCCTGGGTGCTCGCGCTGGCCGCGGGCGCGGCCGGCGCGGATAGGGTCACAGCGTTGACTCTTCCAGTTGCCGCAGCCGGAACCGCTGGATTTTTCCGGTAGCGGTCTTGGGCAGTTCTTCTGTGAAATTGATCTGGCGCGGATACTTGAAGGGGGCCAGCCGTTGCTTCACGTAGCTCTGCAAGGCGGCGCCCGTCTGCGCGTCCGGTTCAAAGCCTGGGCGCAGCACAACATAGGCTTTGGTTTTGACCAAACCATCGTGGTCTGGCACGCCGATCACGGCGGCTTCCAGCACGGCTTCGTGCTGCACCAGGATGTTCTCGACTTCAACGGGCGACACATACTGGCCGCTGACTTTGATCATGTCGTCGCTGCGGCCAGCGTAGGTGTAGTAGCCGTCCGGGTCGCAGGTGTATTTGTCGCCGCTTTTGAGCCAATCACCCAGAAAGCATTGGCGCGTTTTGTCGCGATTGTTCCAGTACATCAGCGCCGCGCTGGGGCCTTTGATGTAGAGGTCGCCAATCGTGCCTGCGGCGACCAGCGCGCCGTTGTCGTCCCGCAATTGCACTTCGTAGCCCGGTACCGGTTTGCCGGTCGTGCCGTAACGCAATTGCCCGGTCTGGTTGGAAATGAAGATATGCAGCATTTCGGTGGAGCCGATGCCATCCAGAATTTCACAGCCGAAATGCCGCGTGAAGCGTTCGCCGATGTCGCGGGGCAAGGCCTCGCCAGCGGATGTGCAGACCCTGAGCGCCACCTGGTCGCGTGGCGGAAGATCGGTCGAGGCCAACATGCTGGCGTACAGCGTTGGCACGCCATAGAACACGGTGGGACGGTGCCGGGTCAGCCGTTGGAACACCGCCTGCGGCGTGGGCCGTTCACCCATCAGAATGACGGTAGCGCCCACCGACAGCGGGAACGTCAAGCCGTTGCCCAGGCCATAGGCAAAAAACAATTTGGCGGCCGAGAACACCACATCGTCTTCGCGGATGCCCAGCACTGGTTTGGCATACAGCTCGGCCGTGTGCCACAGGTTGCCATGCGTATGGACCACGCCTTTGGGTTTGCCTGTGGAACCGGAGGAATACAGCCAGAAAGCGATCTCGTCGGACAAGGTGCGCACGGCAGGCGCCAGCGGCGCGGCGGCCAGCAAGGCTTCGAAGTCCAAAGCGTGGGCGGGCAGGGGAGTGACGGCTTGGGACACCACCAGATGCTCGACGTCAGTGGCCGCCTGCGTCAATGCGGATTGCAGCGTGGGTAGCAACGCGCCCGAAACAAACACGGCGCGCACGCGGCTGTGCGCCACGATGTAGGCGTAGTCGTCTGCGGTCAGCAGTGTATTCACGGCGACCGGCACTACCCCGGCATGCAGCGCGCCCAGAAACACCACGGGCCAGTCCGCCGTGTCTTGCATCAGCAGCAGAATGCGTTCTTCGCGGCGCAGCCCCAACTGACGCAAAGCGCCCGCCATACGCGCCACGCGCTCGGCCAGTTCGCCATAGGTGAGCTGGCGCGTGTCGTCGATATAAGCCGTTTTGGCGGCGCGTGGCGCGTTCAGCGCGGCCAGATAACTGGCAAAGTTCAGTTCGGCGGGGCAGGCGTTCACGGTTGTCTCCTGTTGTCCTGGGGGCGGGCCACGGCTGTAGTTGTTATCGCCTGACCGTCTTTTTTTGGGGCTAGCTGTCTGGCCGGGTGAACTCGATGGCGCCGCCGGGCAGCAGGTACAGCACCAGGGCGCGGCCGTGGGTGACGGTGGGGCGGTGGGCGCTGCCCGGGCCGTAGACCAGCCAGCCGGCGCCATGGCCATCGAAGCGGGCATCTGCGGTCAGCGGCATGATCAGGTCGATCTCGCCATTGGGATGGGCGTGCTGCGGGCCGGCCAGGTCGTCCATGTCGACGACGTCCACGGAACAATCCGCCAGGTCTGGGGCGGGTTTGATGACACGGCCATAACGAATGCCGCCGCCTTCCCGGTTGCACATCCAACCGTCGGCCACGCCCTGCCTACAGGCGGCAAAGATGTTTTGGTACAGCGCGCTGTCCGGACCGGCATCGCGGTTTAGACGGGCCGCTAGCCCATCATCCAGCGTTTGACCGGCGACAAGGCGCATCGCTTCGCGCATCAGGGCATGGAATTGATCTGGCGTGCTCACCGGGACTCCTCCTTTACACTGTCGGCGCTTTAGATGCGAGATGAATTGAGTGCTGTTTTTTTGCACATCAGCGCCATGGACCTGCTTGGAGGAAAAATAGTGCTTCCAAAGGTTTGGGTCAAGCACTATAGTGCATAAAACAGGGCTTATCAGGGTATTTGCGGAGTCAGCCAAAACATGAATCAAGCGCTAGACGCGGCGCCAACCGAACCCAGGCGGGAAGCTTTCCTGGTGGCATTGGGCGAGCGGGTGCGCCGCTTGCGGGCTATCCGCGGCATGACGCGCAAGAGCCTGTCGCAGGTGACCGGCGTGTCCGAGAGGCATCTGGCCAATCTGGAACATGGGGTCGGCAACGCGTCGATCCTGGTGCTGTTGCAAATCGCGCGTGCCTTTAACTGCGCGCTTGCCGAACTGGTGGGCGACGTAACGACCGAGTCGCCCGATTGGCTGTTGATTCGCGAACTGCTTAGTGGCCGCACCGAATCTGATTTGCAGCGCGCCCGTGAAGCCCTGACCCAACTGTTTGGCGTCGGCGCCGGTGCGCAGCGCCCCAATCGCACGCAGCGCGTCGCGCTGATCGGGTTGCGTGGGGCAGGCAAATCGACGTTGGGTCAGATGCTGGCCGACGATCTGGGTTATCCCTTTGTTGAGTTGAACCGGGAAATTGAGCGCGTCGCCGGCTGCAGCATTCTGGAAATCCACAATCTGTATGGCCCTAACGCCTACCGCCGCTATGAGCGCCGGGCGCTGGAAGAGGCGGTGCAGATCTATCCGGAAATGGTGCTGGCCACACCGGGCGGGCTGGTTTCAGAGCCAGCCACCCTGAATCTGTTGCTGGCGCATTGCTACACCGTGTGGCTGCGCGCCACCCCGGAAGAGCACATGGGCCGCGTCATGGCGCAGGGCGACTTCCGGCCCATGTCGGGCAACAACGAAGCCATGGCCGACCTGAAACGCATCCTGGCCGGACGTGAAGCTTTTTACGCCAAGGCTGATCTGACCTGGATCACCAGCAACCTGGAAGTTCAAGAAAGCTTTGCCGGTTTGCGCACTCAGGTTCGCAAGGCCTGCGGTTTGCCGCTGTAAGCAACGCCGCTTCTCGTTCTGCTTGAAATGCCGCCTTGGGTTCCAGGCGGCATTTTTCATTGGGCGGCTGACGCTCGGTGCATCAGAACCTGCACTTTTATGCATGTCTTGCTTGACGACAATTTTCTCCTGCACTAATCTGCACAATAATTCATGTGATGCAGTATTTTTCCTGTCCAGGCAGGGCGTACGAGGAGACACACTATGAGCAGCACCGTCAACCGGGTGGATTTCCGAACCGATCCCGCGCAATACCGCCATTGGCGTCTGACGTTTGAGGGCCCGGTCGCCAAGCTGGCTATGGATGTCGCTGAGGACGGCGGCCTGCGCCCCGGCTACAAGCTCAAGTTGAATTCG of Achromobacter seleniivolatilans contains these proteins:
- a CDS encoding ABC transporter substrate-binding protein, whose amino-acid sequence is MNHALTRAALTAALMLAASSAQAADKIKVGFMLPYSGTFAALGTAIENGFKLYVAEQGGKLGGREIEYFKVDDESNPAKAAENANRLIKRDQVDVLIGTVHSGVAMALAKSAKDSDTTLIVTNAGANAITGPLCGPGIFRTSFTNWQPAYAMGPVAYNKGHKTAVTITWKYAAGDEAVGGFKEGFEKAGGKVVKELSLPFPNVEFQSLLTEIAALKPDMVFTFFAGGGAVKFVQDYHAAGLDKTIPLYGSGFLTDGTLQAQGASAQGLLTTLHYADGLNTPRDNAFRADYAKQYNAQPDVYAVQGYDAAQLMQSGLTAVKGDFAKKEAFRSAMRSATVDSPRGPFTLSAAGNPVQDIYLRRVDGLENKVVEVAVKKLADPARGCKL
- a CDS encoding branched-chain amino acid ABC transporter permease; translated protein: MDISILLIQSLNAFQYGLLLFLVASGLTLIFGIMGIINLAHGSFYMIGAYMAFALGPLVDRWLGGGFVATLIVCVLLAGVLGYFLEAAFFSYLYHRNHLQQVLMTYGLILVFEELRSILVGNDVHGVPLPAWLQGSISLGGVMTYPVYRLFISAVGIAVALLLYWIISRTRLGMMLRAGASNREMIGSLGIDINKLYRLVFAAGVALAALAGTIAAPVSSVYPGMGNGVLIICFVVVVIGGIGSIRGAFLAAMLVGIVETFGQVLFPSAAGVLVYLLMAFILLCKPEGLFKQG
- a CDS encoding DUF4863 family protein, with the translated sequence MSTPDQFHALMREAMRLVAGQTLDDGLAARLNRDAGPDSALYQNIFAACRQGVADGWMCNREGGGIRYGRVIKPAPDLADCSVDVVDMDDLAGPQHAHPNGEIDLIMPLTADARFDGHGAGWLVYGPGSAHRPTVTHGRALVLYLLPGGAIEFTRPDS
- a CDS encoding ABC transporter ATP-binding protein, whose product is MNALIEANGLHVYYGASHVLRGIDMHIAPGESIGLVGRNGMGKTTLIRSLMGHVKSARGHVRISGRDCTHAQPHVVARSGVAYVPEGRGIFPNLNVRENLQVAARPDLRGKQAWTYARVLDTFPRLRERLNHGGQQLSGGEQQMLAIGRALMTNPDLLILDEATEGLAPLIVAEIWKIIRQIRATGMSTLIVDRNYRAVLDHTDRCLVMEKGLIVQDGDSASLARQPEQLTRYLGV
- a CDS encoding benzoate-CoA ligase family protein, giving the protein MNACPAELNFASYLAALNAPRAAKTAYIDDTRQLTYGELAERVARMAGALRQLGLRREERILLLMQDTADWPVVFLGALHAGVVPVAVNTLLTADDYAYIVAHSRVRAVFVSGALLPTLQSALTQAATDVEHLVVSQAVTPLPAHALDFEALLAAAPLAPAVRTLSDEIAFWLYSSGSTGKPKGVVHTHGNLWHTAELYAKPVLGIREDDVVFSAAKLFFAYGLGNGLTFPLSVGATVILMGERPTPQAVFQRLTRHRPTVFYGVPTLYASMLASTDLPPRDQVALRVCTSAGEALPRDIGERFTRHFGCEILDGIGSTEMLHIFISNQTGQLRYGTTGKPVPGYEVQLRDDNGALVAAGTIGDLYIKGPSAALMYWNNRDKTRQCFLGDWLKSGDKYTCDPDGYYTYAGRSDDMIKVSGQYVSPVEVENILVQHEAVLEAAVIGVPDHDGLVKTKAYVVLRPGFEPDAQTGAALQSYVKQRLAPFKYPRQINFTEELPKTATGKIQRFRLRQLEESTL
- a CDS encoding helix-turn-helix transcriptional regulator, with translation MNQALDAAPTEPRREAFLVALGERVRRLRAIRGMTRKSLSQVTGVSERHLANLEHGVGNASILVLLQIARAFNCALAELVGDVTTESPDWLLIRELLSGRTESDLQRAREALTQLFGVGAGAQRPNRTQRVALIGLRGAGKSTLGQMLADDLGYPFVELNREIERVAGCSILEIHNLYGPNAYRRYERRALEEAVQIYPEMVLATPGGLVSEPATLNLLLAHCYTVWLRATPEEHMGRVMAQGDFRPMSGNNEAMADLKRILAGREAFYAKADLTWITSNLEVQESFAGLRTQVRKACGLPL
- a CDS encoding ABC transporter ATP-binding protein; this encodes MSDLLLAASGVTRRFGGLTAVNSVSLGLLRGQVHAVIGTNGAGKSTLINILSGELAPSSGQVTLGDRDITAWRQPERARAGLGRSYQRSTLFQELSVFENCRLAAQAGRQRFWHWWRPASDCRRSAELARHALERTGLADDAARIAGLLPHGRKRQLEIAMCLAGEPQVLLLDEPLAGMGPEETDRILDLLQTLKSGHAILLVEHDMDAVFRIAETITVMVNGTAIASGTPTDIRANADVRTAYLGDDTHGHAQGANA
- a CDS encoding branched-chain amino acid ABC transporter permease gives rise to the protein MLNRFLPFAALLALATFAWSGSDYYTGLAIKIMIYAIFALSLQLLVGGAGLVSLGHAAFFGIGAYAAALLSPESEAASLWWLLPAALLAAAVYAVVTGALALRTKGVYFIMVTLAFAQMAYYVFHDTKVGGGSDGIYLYFRPELAIAGWMPFDLSKATTFYYFVLACLAFTWGFLALLRRSPFGAALAGIRINEQRMRAAGYSTYPYKLTAYVVGATLASLAGFLFALKDGFVTPELLAWEQSGLVLLMVILGGMASLGGAVLGTVALVLMQELFQSQELFGDYARHWHLPLGIAIIALVALLPNGLAGLPAQWRQRREARLAGVRDAPPSANAKETRAATAARLPIQGEPHV